Within Cucumis melo cultivar AY chromosome 4, USDA_Cmelo_AY_1.0, whole genome shotgun sequence, the genomic segment GTAATAAATCTCAATAGATATTTTAACTAATAGATATGTATCTTAGATTACCATGATTTATcgttaataaaaaaaataacatatttataaatgtcttcaataattttattattaaaaaaaagaagaggtggaagaaataaaataatatatgaaGCATATAAAGCAAGTAAAATGTTGCTCCCATAATTAACACACACCTACAAACTTTCCTTCCCAATTTAGTTATCATTTTCCATTTAGTCCCTCTGTATACTTCCTGTTGACGTCGCACAGTCATCTGCCACGTCATTACGTGGTTGTCaccttattttattttcaatgcCTTTCTACCGTCATCCAATATATCTATTATATGTATTATGTAGTAATATCCTCCCGTACTACAACCCTTCCTTTTAGgataaaattaaatcaaattagcAATTCCCAATTCCAATCCTCTCCCACTCCCAAAGTTCTTCTGGCTCTCTATCACCTTCTCCATTTTTCCATTTATCTCCATATTCCTTATGTCTCGCTCTTCTCTATCCAAACCCAAATCCCTAGCCCTAACCCTAAATCTCCTCCGCCCTCACATCTTCCGCCGTACTTTCTCCTCACCTTCCGATCACGATCTCACCGATCTCCCTGAATCTCCTTCTTCCTCCGATCCCCTTCTTCGCAACCTTGAGGACGCTATTCAACGCATCCTCGTTCGCCGATCTGCTCCCGATTGGCTCCCCTTCGTTCCTGGAGCTTCCTATTGGGTTCCTCTGCCTTCTAATTCCCATTTACCTCCCATTGCCAGCGTTCTTCGTAACTTGGCTAACCCTCTCTCTCATGAACAATCCTTGTCTACCACTACTGTCCGTGGCTGGCCCTCTTCTCATTACTTCATTCAAGGTATTCCTCTTCTTTCGTATTTCGTTTTCATTTTATCTCTattctatctctctctctctctctttttaaattatttatttaggaaaaaaaataccCTTTCATCGTAGGTACGCATCTTCCTTCTCTTGATCCGGAGGTTGACACCACGTCGACTGAATGTGATGCTTCCCTTGATCGCGAGGAAGGATGAGAACCCGATCTGGGTTTGTTCCTATTAGTTCTCATACTAAACTAGTTTCTGGCGCTATAATGAAGTCtgaattatattttcttttgccCTGCAAGTTATTAGATTTGTATATTGAGATACTTTCAATCAAAGAATTAACTTGATAGCTCCTTTATTGTGATTAATTTCTACAAATTAGCACTCTTCAGATTGTCATGTTCTCTACTTTTCTCTACTCTCATTTCATATTGTTACGAGAAGCACGTTTATAATCTTGAACAGTGATAGCTCTTTGTATACCCGTATGTTGGAATTCTAATCTAAGATTTGGAGATTGCTATACTTTTTGGAGTGATTTTCTAGATTGAAGTTTACATCAGTTTATAGCAGAGGAAGATAAGTTTTCAACTTTTGACTTTGGTCTGCAGCTTGCTTGGTGTTGTTTGAAATCTTGTGTAATTTTTGGAAGATCATTCCTTTTTAGCTTTGTTGGGTTCATCTACTCGGCTCGAGTCTGTTACCTTTCTCTTTTGATATCGTAACCTTGTTTCCTAAAAACAAAACTGTAGATTTTGTGCGTCTATTGTAATGAGCGTTCTTTATGGTGGAAGAATTGGGGGGAGGGGGGCAATTAGAAGTAACATTTATTTATCGTTTGAGAACTGAATCACATTTTCTTGTAAAAAATACAAGATCCTAGAGATAATGAAAGTAATACAAATGATGGCATTTTCTTCTACTACTATTTGCAGCTCACCCTGCCTTGTAAACTTCATGTATAGAAGAAGACAACCGAATAACAGACTAGCAAGATGGCCGAGCAAAGTGTAGAAGCTTGTACAGATGTGAAACTGGTTGGCGAGTGTTATTTATCCAATGGCTCTTCGTCCATCATTTCGAAGTTTCTGCTCTTGAACGCTCTTAAATGTTTTTCCTTTTGAGTAATTTATTTCTTTCAACTTTTCGCATATGTATTGTGTTCTCTTGTTGTATACCAAGATACGCATAGTGATTCGATCTTTTGATCACCCATTTTAAGTAGGTTTAGAAAGAAGGTTTACGAATCAAACTCCTCGCCTTTCGGTCGAAGCCACATTTGAAATAGAATGAGAGGACAGAgagaactatcgagggttctAAATATTTATTTCTTTCAACTTTAAGCATTCCCAAACATGATTCTCCTCCCTCTGGCCCATGCCTAATGGGCGGGCAGTATTCTGGGTTCAGAAGCTGTTGGCTTGAAGTTTCAGATTAGGACATTAAACCACATATGTCGAAGTTCATGCAAGTTACTACCCTATTTAGATCCAAATATATTAATCCTGCTCGCTTAGTTCGTTTTGGATGGCCTATATGATATCCTCGTCTGTATTGGCAAGAGGCAACGcaaattaaagttctttctttgaCCTAAAGTGCCTCTTGATTATTCTTTTCAGGAGCAAGTATCGAGGTGACAGCTTAGAATGGAAGAAAGTTTGGAGATATTTATAATCTGGAAGAAATGCAATTATTTGTATGTGAATGAAGCGAAGGTAAAGTC encodes:
- the LOC103499150 gene encoding uncharacterized protein LOC103499150 isoform X2 — encoded protein: MSRSSLSKPKSLALTLNLLRPHIFRRTFSSPSDHDLTDLPESPSSSDPLLRNLEDAIQRILVRRSAPDWLPFVPGASYWVPLPSNSHLPPIASVLRNLANPLSHEQSLSTTTVRGWPSSHYFIQAHPAL
- the LOC103499150 gene encoding uncharacterized protein LOC103499150 isoform X1 codes for the protein MSRSSLSKPKSLALTLNLLRPHIFRRTFSSPSDHDLTDLPESPSSSDPLLRNLEDAIQRILVRRSAPDWLPFVPGASYWVPLPSNSHLPPIASVLRNLANPLSHEQSLSTTTVRGWPSSHYFIQGTHLPSLDPEVDTTSTECDASLDREEG